Proteins co-encoded in one Siniperca chuatsi isolate FFG_IHB_CAS linkage group LG11, ASM2008510v1, whole genome shotgun sequence genomic window:
- the pax2a gene encoding paired box protein Pax-2a isoform X6 — protein MDIHCKADPFSAMHLSHAGHGGVNQLGGVFVNGRPLPDVVRQRIVELAHQGVRPCDISRQLRVSHGCVSKILGSYQKAFQRYYETGSIKPGVIGGSKPKVATPKVVDKIAEYKRQNPTMFAWEIRDRLLAEAVCDNDTVPSVSSINRIIRTKVQQPFHPSPDGSVTPLSTPGHTIVPSTASPPVTSASNDPVGSYSINGILGIPRSNGEKRKRDDDGSDGSGPGSDSQGSVESLRKHLRADAFTQQQLEALDRVFERPAYPDVFPTSEHIKPEQANEYSLPSLNTGLEDVKPSLSTSASSDLASSVSQSYSVVTDSHSSYPPSMCVKREPHEASFAPFTPSSFGDSALADILPHQSSLSVDASTPSYSAHAHGHCYSQYASQPFIAGRDMASTTLPGYPPHVPPTGQGSYPTSTLAGMVPGGDFSGNPYSHPQYTTYNEAWRFSNPALLMPHPVAPHLPLLPLPTTATSYHGDQLKLQDQGFGLHIVPV, from the exons ATGGATATTCACTGCAAAGCGGACCCCTTCTCGGCGATGCACC tgtccCACGCAGGGCACGGCGGTGTGAACCAGCTCGGCGGGGTGTTTGTGAACGGCAGACCCCTCCCAGACGTGGTGAGGCAGCGGATCGTGGAGCTGGCCCACCAGGGCGTCCGGCCCTGCGACATTTCCAGACAGCTACGGGTCAGTCACGGCTGTGTCAGCAAAATCCTCGGCAG ctaTCAGAAGGCATTTCAGAG GTACTATGAAACCGGCAGTATTAAACCCGGAGTCATTGGAGGCTCCAAACCAAAGGTTGCAACTCCGAAAGTGGTGGATAAAATTGCTGAATACAAGCGCCAGAATCCAACCATGTTCGCTTGGGAGATAAGGGACCGACTACTGGCTGAGGCCGTCTGCGACAACGACACTGTCCCCAGCGTTTCATCCATCAACAG GATTATCCGCACCAAAGTCCAGCAGCCATTCCACCCGTCCCCGGACGGATCTGTTACGCCGCTCTCCACGCCCGGCCACACCATAG TGCCCAGCACAGCCTCGCCCCCTGTGACCAGCGCCTCCAACGATCCCGTAGGATCCTACTCCATCAACGGCATCCTGGGTATCCCCCGCTCCAACGGCGAGAAAAGGAAACGAGATGATG ATGGCTCTGATGGTTCAGGCCCTGGCAGCGACTCTCAGGGCAGCGTGGAGAGTTTAAGGAAGCACCTGAGAGCAGACGCCTTCAcccagcagcagctggaggccCTGGACCGTGTGTTTGAACGTCCTGCTTACCCTGATGTCTTCCCCACTTCAGAACACATCAAACCTgaacag GCGAATGAGTACTCACTCCCATCCCTGAACACTGGCCTGGAAGACGTGAAGCCGAGCCTTTCCACCAGCGCCAGCTCTGACCTCGCCTCCAGTGTCTCCCAGAGCTACTCTGTTGTGACAG ACTCTCACTCTTCATATCCACCTTCCATGTGTGTAAAGCGGGAGCCCCATGAGGCATCCTTTGCCCCCTTCACCCCCTCCTCTTTTGGGGACTCTGCTCTAGCTGACATCTTGCCCCACCAGTCCAGCCTCTCTGTAGATGCCTCTACTCCCAGCTACTCTGCCCATGCCCACGGCCATTGCTACAGCCAGTATGCCAGCCAGCCCTTTATAGCAG GTCGAGACATGGCCAGTACCACCTTACCTGGCTACCCACCTCATGTCCCCCCCACAGGACAAGGCAGCTACCCCACCTCCACACTTGCTGGAATGGTTCCTG GAGGGGACTTTTCTGGAAACCCTTACTCTCATCCACAATACACCACTTACAACGAAGCATGGCGGTTCAGCAATCCAGCATTACTAA TGCCGCATCCCGTGGCTCCGCACCTcccactgctgccactgcctACGACCGCCACTAGTTACCATGGAGACCAGCTCAAACTGCAGGACCAGGGCTTTGGCCTCCATATTGTCCCTGTCTGA
- the pax2a gene encoding paired box protein Pax-2a isoform X12, with the protein MDIHCKADPFSAMHLSHAGHGGVNQLGGVFVNGRPLPDVVRQRIVELAHQGVRPCDISRQLRVSHGCVSKILGRYYETGSIKPGVIGGSKPKVATPKVVDKIAEYKRQNPTMFAWEIRDRLLAEAVCDNDTVPSVSSINRIIRTKVQQPFHPSPDGSVTPLSTPGHTIVPSTASPPVTSASNDPVGSYSINGILGIPRSNGEKRKRDDVLWSGNHLDGRKIGHYGSDGSGPGSDSQGSVESLRKHLRADAFTQQQLEALDRVFERPAYPDVFPTSEHIKPEQANEYSLPSLNTGLEDVKPSLSTSASSDLASSVSQSYSVVTGRDMASTTLPGYPPHVPPTGQGSYPTSTLAGMVPGGDFSGNPYSHPQYTTYNEAWRFSNPALLMPHPVAPHLPLLPLPTTATSYHGDQLKLQDQGFGLHIVPV; encoded by the exons ATGGATATTCACTGCAAAGCGGACCCCTTCTCGGCGATGCACC tgtccCACGCAGGGCACGGCGGTGTGAACCAGCTCGGCGGGGTGTTTGTGAACGGCAGACCCCTCCCAGACGTGGTGAGGCAGCGGATCGTGGAGCTGGCCCACCAGGGCGTCCGGCCCTGCGACATTTCCAGACAGCTACGGGTCAGTCACGGCTGTGTCAGCAAAATCCTCGGCAG GTACTATGAAACCGGCAGTATTAAACCCGGAGTCATTGGAGGCTCCAAACCAAAGGTTGCAACTCCGAAAGTGGTGGATAAAATTGCTGAATACAAGCGCCAGAATCCAACCATGTTCGCTTGGGAGATAAGGGACCGACTACTGGCTGAGGCCGTCTGCGACAACGACACTGTCCCCAGCGTTTCATCCATCAACAG GATTATCCGCACCAAAGTCCAGCAGCCATTCCACCCGTCCCCGGACGGATCTGTTACGCCGCTCTCCACGCCCGGCCACACCATAG TGCCCAGCACAGCCTCGCCCCCTGTGACCAGCGCCTCCAACGATCCCGTAGGATCCTACTCCATCAACGGCATCCTGGGTATCCCCCGCTCCAACGGCGAGAAAAGGAAACGAGATGATG tTCTCTGGAGTGGCAACCACTTGGATGGAAGGAAAATAGGACATT ATGGCTCTGATGGTTCAGGCCCTGGCAGCGACTCTCAGGGCAGCGTGGAGAGTTTAAGGAAGCACCTGAGAGCAGACGCCTTCAcccagcagcagctggaggccCTGGACCGTGTGTTTGAACGTCCTGCTTACCCTGATGTCTTCCCCACTTCAGAACACATCAAACCTgaacag GCGAATGAGTACTCACTCCCATCCCTGAACACTGGCCTGGAAGACGTGAAGCCGAGCCTTTCCACCAGCGCCAGCTCTGACCTCGCCTCCAGTGTCTCCCAGAGCTACTCTGTTGTGACAG GTCGAGACATGGCCAGTACCACCTTACCTGGCTACCCACCTCATGTCCCCCCCACAGGACAAGGCAGCTACCCCACCTCCACACTTGCTGGAATGGTTCCTG GAGGGGACTTTTCTGGAAACCCTTACTCTCATCCACAATACACCACTTACAACGAAGCATGGCGGTTCAGCAATCCAGCATTACTAA TGCCGCATCCCGTGGCTCCGCACCTcccactgctgccactgcctACGACCGCCACTAGTTACCATGGAGACCAGCTCAAACTGCAGGACCAGGGCTTTGGCCTCCATATTGTCCCTGTCTGA
- the pax2a gene encoding paired box protein Pax-2a isoform X3: protein MDIHCKADPFSAMHLSHAGHGGVNQLGGVFVNGRPLPDVVRQRIVELAHQGVRPCDISRQLRVSHGCVSKILGRYYETGSIKPGVIGGSKPKVATPKVVDKIAEYKRQNPTMFAWEIRDRLLAEAVCDNDTVPSVSSINRIIRTKVQQPFHPSPDGSVTPLSTPGHTIVPSTASPPVTSASNDPVGSYSINGILGIPRSNGEKRKRDDVLWSGNHLDGRKIGHYGSDGSGPGSDSQGSVESLRKHLRADAFTQQQLEALDRVFERPAYPDVFPTSEHIKPEQANEYSLPSLNTGLEDVKPSLSTSASSDLASSVSQSYSVVTDSHSSYPPSMCVKREPHEASFAPFTPSSFGDSALADILPHQSSLSVDASTPSYSAHAHGHCYSQYASQPFIAGRDMASTTLPGYPPHVPPTGQGSYPTSTLAGMVPGGDFSGNPYSHPQYTTYNEAWRFSNPALLMPHPVAPHLPLLPLPTTATSYHGDQLKLQDQGFGLHIVPV from the exons ATGGATATTCACTGCAAAGCGGACCCCTTCTCGGCGATGCACC tgtccCACGCAGGGCACGGCGGTGTGAACCAGCTCGGCGGGGTGTTTGTGAACGGCAGACCCCTCCCAGACGTGGTGAGGCAGCGGATCGTGGAGCTGGCCCACCAGGGCGTCCGGCCCTGCGACATTTCCAGACAGCTACGGGTCAGTCACGGCTGTGTCAGCAAAATCCTCGGCAG GTACTATGAAACCGGCAGTATTAAACCCGGAGTCATTGGAGGCTCCAAACCAAAGGTTGCAACTCCGAAAGTGGTGGATAAAATTGCTGAATACAAGCGCCAGAATCCAACCATGTTCGCTTGGGAGATAAGGGACCGACTACTGGCTGAGGCCGTCTGCGACAACGACACTGTCCCCAGCGTTTCATCCATCAACAG GATTATCCGCACCAAAGTCCAGCAGCCATTCCACCCGTCCCCGGACGGATCTGTTACGCCGCTCTCCACGCCCGGCCACACCATAG TGCCCAGCACAGCCTCGCCCCCTGTGACCAGCGCCTCCAACGATCCCGTAGGATCCTACTCCATCAACGGCATCCTGGGTATCCCCCGCTCCAACGGCGAGAAAAGGAAACGAGATGATG tTCTCTGGAGTGGCAACCACTTGGATGGAAGGAAAATAGGACATT ATGGCTCTGATGGTTCAGGCCCTGGCAGCGACTCTCAGGGCAGCGTGGAGAGTTTAAGGAAGCACCTGAGAGCAGACGCCTTCAcccagcagcagctggaggccCTGGACCGTGTGTTTGAACGTCCTGCTTACCCTGATGTCTTCCCCACTTCAGAACACATCAAACCTgaacag GCGAATGAGTACTCACTCCCATCCCTGAACACTGGCCTGGAAGACGTGAAGCCGAGCCTTTCCACCAGCGCCAGCTCTGACCTCGCCTCCAGTGTCTCCCAGAGCTACTCTGTTGTGACAG ACTCTCACTCTTCATATCCACCTTCCATGTGTGTAAAGCGGGAGCCCCATGAGGCATCCTTTGCCCCCTTCACCCCCTCCTCTTTTGGGGACTCTGCTCTAGCTGACATCTTGCCCCACCAGTCCAGCCTCTCTGTAGATGCCTCTACTCCCAGCTACTCTGCCCATGCCCACGGCCATTGCTACAGCCAGTATGCCAGCCAGCCCTTTATAGCAG GTCGAGACATGGCCAGTACCACCTTACCTGGCTACCCACCTCATGTCCCCCCCACAGGACAAGGCAGCTACCCCACCTCCACACTTGCTGGAATGGTTCCTG GAGGGGACTTTTCTGGAAACCCTTACTCTCATCCACAATACACCACTTACAACGAAGCATGGCGGTTCAGCAATCCAGCATTACTAA TGCCGCATCCCGTGGCTCCGCACCTcccactgctgccactgcctACGACCGCCACTAGTTACCATGGAGACCAGCTCAAACTGCAGGACCAGGGCTTTGGCCTCCATATTGTCCCTGTCTGA
- the pax2a gene encoding paired box protein Pax-2a isoform X18: MDIHCKADPFSAMHLSHAGHGGVNQLGGVFVNGRPLPDVVRQRIVELAHQGVRPCDISRQLRVSHGCVSKILGRYYETGSIKPGVIGGSKPKVATPKVVDKIAEYKRQNPTMFAWEIRDRLLAEAVCDNDTVPSVSSINRIIRTKVQQPFHPSPDGSVTPLSTPGHTIVPSTASPPVTSASNDPVGSYSINGILGIPRSNGEKRKRDDDGSDGSGPGSDSQGSVESLRKHLRADAFTQQQLEALDRVFERPAYPDVFPTSEHIKPEQANEYSLPSLNTGLEDVKPSLSTSASSDLASSVSQSYSVVTGRDMASTTLPGYPPHVPPTGQGSYPTSTLAGMVPGGDFSGNPYSHPQYTTYNEAWRFSNPALLSSPYYYSAASRGSAPPTAATAYDRH, translated from the exons ATGGATATTCACTGCAAAGCGGACCCCTTCTCGGCGATGCACC tgtccCACGCAGGGCACGGCGGTGTGAACCAGCTCGGCGGGGTGTTTGTGAACGGCAGACCCCTCCCAGACGTGGTGAGGCAGCGGATCGTGGAGCTGGCCCACCAGGGCGTCCGGCCCTGCGACATTTCCAGACAGCTACGGGTCAGTCACGGCTGTGTCAGCAAAATCCTCGGCAG GTACTATGAAACCGGCAGTATTAAACCCGGAGTCATTGGAGGCTCCAAACCAAAGGTTGCAACTCCGAAAGTGGTGGATAAAATTGCTGAATACAAGCGCCAGAATCCAACCATGTTCGCTTGGGAGATAAGGGACCGACTACTGGCTGAGGCCGTCTGCGACAACGACACTGTCCCCAGCGTTTCATCCATCAACAG GATTATCCGCACCAAAGTCCAGCAGCCATTCCACCCGTCCCCGGACGGATCTGTTACGCCGCTCTCCACGCCCGGCCACACCATAG TGCCCAGCACAGCCTCGCCCCCTGTGACCAGCGCCTCCAACGATCCCGTAGGATCCTACTCCATCAACGGCATCCTGGGTATCCCCCGCTCCAACGGCGAGAAAAGGAAACGAGATGATG ATGGCTCTGATGGTTCAGGCCCTGGCAGCGACTCTCAGGGCAGCGTGGAGAGTTTAAGGAAGCACCTGAGAGCAGACGCCTTCAcccagcagcagctggaggccCTGGACCGTGTGTTTGAACGTCCTGCTTACCCTGATGTCTTCCCCACTTCAGAACACATCAAACCTgaacag GCGAATGAGTACTCACTCCCATCCCTGAACACTGGCCTGGAAGACGTGAAGCCGAGCCTTTCCACCAGCGCCAGCTCTGACCTCGCCTCCAGTGTCTCCCAGAGCTACTCTGTTGTGACAG GTCGAGACATGGCCAGTACCACCTTACCTGGCTACCCACCTCATGTCCCCCCCACAGGACAAGGCAGCTACCCCACCTCCACACTTGCTGGAATGGTTCCTG GAGGGGACTTTTCTGGAAACCCTTACTCTCATCCACAATACACCACTTACAACGAAGCATGGCGGTTCAGCAATCCAGCATTACTAA GTTCCCCTTATTATTATAGTGCCGCATCCCGTGGCTCCGCACCTcccactgctgccactgcctACGACCGCCACTAG
- the pax2a gene encoding paired box protein Pax-2a isoform X8 produces the protein MDIHCKADPFSAMHRHGGVNQLGGVFVNGRPLPDVVRQRIVELAHQGVRPCDISRQLRVSHGCVSKILGRYYETGSIKPGVIGGSKPKVATPKVVDKIAEYKRQNPTMFAWEIRDRLLAEAVCDNDTVPSVSSINRIIRTKVQQPFHPSPDGSVTPLSTPGHTIVPSTASPPVTSASNDPVGSYSINGILGIPRSNGEKRKRDDDGSDGSGPGSDSQGSVESLRKHLRADAFTQQQLEALDRVFERPAYPDVFPTSEHIKPEQANEYSLPSLNTGLEDVKPSLSTSASSDLASSVSQSYSVVTDSHSSYPPSMCVKREPHEASFAPFTPSSFGDSALADILPHQSSLSVDASTPSYSAHAHGHCYSQYASQPFIAGRDMASTTLPGYPPHVPPTGQGSYPTSTLAGMVPGGDFSGNPYSHPQYTTYNEAWRFSNPALLMPHPVAPHLPLLPLPTTATSYHGDQLKLQDQGFGLHIVPV, from the exons ATGGATATTCACTGCAAAGCGGACCCCTTCTCGGCGATGCACC GGCACGGCGGTGTGAACCAGCTCGGCGGGGTGTTTGTGAACGGCAGACCCCTCCCAGACGTGGTGAGGCAGCGGATCGTGGAGCTGGCCCACCAGGGCGTCCGGCCCTGCGACATTTCCAGACAGCTACGGGTCAGTCACGGCTGTGTCAGCAAAATCCTCGGCAG GTACTATGAAACCGGCAGTATTAAACCCGGAGTCATTGGAGGCTCCAAACCAAAGGTTGCAACTCCGAAAGTGGTGGATAAAATTGCTGAATACAAGCGCCAGAATCCAACCATGTTCGCTTGGGAGATAAGGGACCGACTACTGGCTGAGGCCGTCTGCGACAACGACACTGTCCCCAGCGTTTCATCCATCAACAG GATTATCCGCACCAAAGTCCAGCAGCCATTCCACCCGTCCCCGGACGGATCTGTTACGCCGCTCTCCACGCCCGGCCACACCATAG TGCCCAGCACAGCCTCGCCCCCTGTGACCAGCGCCTCCAACGATCCCGTAGGATCCTACTCCATCAACGGCATCCTGGGTATCCCCCGCTCCAACGGCGAGAAAAGGAAACGAGATGATG ATGGCTCTGATGGTTCAGGCCCTGGCAGCGACTCTCAGGGCAGCGTGGAGAGTTTAAGGAAGCACCTGAGAGCAGACGCCTTCAcccagcagcagctggaggccCTGGACCGTGTGTTTGAACGTCCTGCTTACCCTGATGTCTTCCCCACTTCAGAACACATCAAACCTgaacag GCGAATGAGTACTCACTCCCATCCCTGAACACTGGCCTGGAAGACGTGAAGCCGAGCCTTTCCACCAGCGCCAGCTCTGACCTCGCCTCCAGTGTCTCCCAGAGCTACTCTGTTGTGACAG ACTCTCACTCTTCATATCCACCTTCCATGTGTGTAAAGCGGGAGCCCCATGAGGCATCCTTTGCCCCCTTCACCCCCTCCTCTTTTGGGGACTCTGCTCTAGCTGACATCTTGCCCCACCAGTCCAGCCTCTCTGTAGATGCCTCTACTCCCAGCTACTCTGCCCATGCCCACGGCCATTGCTACAGCCAGTATGCCAGCCAGCCCTTTATAGCAG GTCGAGACATGGCCAGTACCACCTTACCTGGCTACCCACCTCATGTCCCCCCCACAGGACAAGGCAGCTACCCCACCTCCACACTTGCTGGAATGGTTCCTG GAGGGGACTTTTCTGGAAACCCTTACTCTCATCCACAATACACCACTTACAACGAAGCATGGCGGTTCAGCAATCCAGCATTACTAA TGCCGCATCCCGTGGCTCCGCACCTcccactgctgccactgcctACGACCGCCACTAGTTACCATGGAGACCAGCTCAAACTGCAGGACCAGGGCTTTGGCCTCCATATTGTCCCTGTCTGA
- the pax2a gene encoding paired box protein Pax-2a isoform X16 — MDIHCKADPFSAMHRHGGVNQLGGVFVNGRPLPDVVRQRIVELAHQGVRPCDISRQLRVSHGCVSKILGRYYETGSIKPGVIGGSKPKVATPKVVDKIAEYKRQNPTMFAWEIRDRLLAEAVCDNDTVPSVSSINRIIRTKVQQPFHPSPDGSVTPLSTPGHTIVPSTASPPVTSASNDPVGSYSINGILGIPRSNGEKRKRDDVLWSGNHLDGRKIGHYGSDGSGPGSDSQGSVESLRKHLRADAFTQQQLEALDRVFERPAYPDVFPTSEHIKPEQANEYSLPSLNTGLEDVKPSLSTSASSDLASSVSQSYSVVTGRDMASTTLPGYPPHVPPTGQGSYPTSTLAGMVPGGDFSGNPYSHPQYTTYNEAWRFSNPALLSSPYYYSAASRGSAPPTAATAYDRH, encoded by the exons ATGGATATTCACTGCAAAGCGGACCCCTTCTCGGCGATGCACC GGCACGGCGGTGTGAACCAGCTCGGCGGGGTGTTTGTGAACGGCAGACCCCTCCCAGACGTGGTGAGGCAGCGGATCGTGGAGCTGGCCCACCAGGGCGTCCGGCCCTGCGACATTTCCAGACAGCTACGGGTCAGTCACGGCTGTGTCAGCAAAATCCTCGGCAG GTACTATGAAACCGGCAGTATTAAACCCGGAGTCATTGGAGGCTCCAAACCAAAGGTTGCAACTCCGAAAGTGGTGGATAAAATTGCTGAATACAAGCGCCAGAATCCAACCATGTTCGCTTGGGAGATAAGGGACCGACTACTGGCTGAGGCCGTCTGCGACAACGACACTGTCCCCAGCGTTTCATCCATCAACAG GATTATCCGCACCAAAGTCCAGCAGCCATTCCACCCGTCCCCGGACGGATCTGTTACGCCGCTCTCCACGCCCGGCCACACCATAG TGCCCAGCACAGCCTCGCCCCCTGTGACCAGCGCCTCCAACGATCCCGTAGGATCCTACTCCATCAACGGCATCCTGGGTATCCCCCGCTCCAACGGCGAGAAAAGGAAACGAGATGATG tTCTCTGGAGTGGCAACCACTTGGATGGAAGGAAAATAGGACATT ATGGCTCTGATGGTTCAGGCCCTGGCAGCGACTCTCAGGGCAGCGTGGAGAGTTTAAGGAAGCACCTGAGAGCAGACGCCTTCAcccagcagcagctggaggccCTGGACCGTGTGTTTGAACGTCCTGCTTACCCTGATGTCTTCCCCACTTCAGAACACATCAAACCTgaacag GCGAATGAGTACTCACTCCCATCCCTGAACACTGGCCTGGAAGACGTGAAGCCGAGCCTTTCCACCAGCGCCAGCTCTGACCTCGCCTCCAGTGTCTCCCAGAGCTACTCTGTTGTGACAG GTCGAGACATGGCCAGTACCACCTTACCTGGCTACCCACCTCATGTCCCCCCCACAGGACAAGGCAGCTACCCCACCTCCACACTTGCTGGAATGGTTCCTG GAGGGGACTTTTCTGGAAACCCTTACTCTCATCCACAATACACCACTTACAACGAAGCATGGCGGTTCAGCAATCCAGCATTACTAA GTTCCCCTTATTATTATAGTGCCGCATCCCGTGGCTCCGCACCTcccactgctgccactgcctACGACCGCCACTAG
- the pax2a gene encoding paired box protein Pax-2a isoform X14, protein MDIHCKADPFSAMHLSHAGHGGVNQLGGVFVNGRPLPDVVRQRIVELAHQGVRPCDISRQLRVSHGCVSKILGRYYETGSIKPGVIGGSKPKVATPKVVDKIAEYKRQNPTMFAWEIRDRLLAEAVCDNDTVPSVSSINRIIRTKVQQPFHPSPDGSVTPLSTPGHTIVPSTASPPVTSASNDPVGSYSINGILGIPRSNGEKRKRDDVLWSGNHLDGRKIGHYGSDGSGPGSDSQGSVESLRKHLRADAFTQQQLEALDRVFERPAYPDVFPTSEHIKPEQANEYSLPSLNTGLEDVKPSLSTSASSDLASSVSQSYSVVTGRDMASTTLPGYPPHVPPTGQGSYPTSTLAGMVPGGDFSGNPYSHPQYTTYNEAWRFSNPALLSSPYYYSAASRGSAPPTAATAYDRH, encoded by the exons ATGGATATTCACTGCAAAGCGGACCCCTTCTCGGCGATGCACC tgtccCACGCAGGGCACGGCGGTGTGAACCAGCTCGGCGGGGTGTTTGTGAACGGCAGACCCCTCCCAGACGTGGTGAGGCAGCGGATCGTGGAGCTGGCCCACCAGGGCGTCCGGCCCTGCGACATTTCCAGACAGCTACGGGTCAGTCACGGCTGTGTCAGCAAAATCCTCGGCAG GTACTATGAAACCGGCAGTATTAAACCCGGAGTCATTGGAGGCTCCAAACCAAAGGTTGCAACTCCGAAAGTGGTGGATAAAATTGCTGAATACAAGCGCCAGAATCCAACCATGTTCGCTTGGGAGATAAGGGACCGACTACTGGCTGAGGCCGTCTGCGACAACGACACTGTCCCCAGCGTTTCATCCATCAACAG GATTATCCGCACCAAAGTCCAGCAGCCATTCCACCCGTCCCCGGACGGATCTGTTACGCCGCTCTCCACGCCCGGCCACACCATAG TGCCCAGCACAGCCTCGCCCCCTGTGACCAGCGCCTCCAACGATCCCGTAGGATCCTACTCCATCAACGGCATCCTGGGTATCCCCCGCTCCAACGGCGAGAAAAGGAAACGAGATGATG tTCTCTGGAGTGGCAACCACTTGGATGGAAGGAAAATAGGACATT ATGGCTCTGATGGTTCAGGCCCTGGCAGCGACTCTCAGGGCAGCGTGGAGAGTTTAAGGAAGCACCTGAGAGCAGACGCCTTCAcccagcagcagctggaggccCTGGACCGTGTGTTTGAACGTCCTGCTTACCCTGATGTCTTCCCCACTTCAGAACACATCAAACCTgaacag GCGAATGAGTACTCACTCCCATCCCTGAACACTGGCCTGGAAGACGTGAAGCCGAGCCTTTCCACCAGCGCCAGCTCTGACCTCGCCTCCAGTGTCTCCCAGAGCTACTCTGTTGTGACAG GTCGAGACATGGCCAGTACCACCTTACCTGGCTACCCACCTCATGTCCCCCCCACAGGACAAGGCAGCTACCCCACCTCCACACTTGCTGGAATGGTTCCTG GAGGGGACTTTTCTGGAAACCCTTACTCTCATCCACAATACACCACTTACAACGAAGCATGGCGGTTCAGCAATCCAGCATTACTAA GTTCCCCTTATTATTATAGTGCCGCATCCCGTGGCTCCGCACCTcccactgctgccactgcctACGACCGCCACTAG
- the pax2a gene encoding paired box protein Pax-2a isoform X19 encodes MDIHCKADPFSAMHRHGGVNQLGGVFVNGRPLPDVVRQRIVELAHQGVRPCDISRQLRVSHGCVSKILGRYYETGSIKPGVIGGSKPKVATPKVVDKIAEYKRQNPTMFAWEIRDRLLAEAVCDNDTVPSVSSINRIIRTKVQQPFHPSPDGSVTPLSTPGHTIVPSTASPPVTSASNDPVGSYSINGILGIPRSNGEKRKRDDDGSDGSGPGSDSQGSVESLRKHLRADAFTQQQLEALDRVFERPAYPDVFPTSEHIKPEQANEYSLPSLNTGLEDVKPSLSTSASSDLASSVSQSYSVVTGRDMASTTLPGYPPHVPPTGQGSYPTSTLAGMVPGGDFSGNPYSHPQYTTYNEAWRFSNPALLSSPYYYSAASRGSAPPTAATAYDRH; translated from the exons ATGGATATTCACTGCAAAGCGGACCCCTTCTCGGCGATGCACC GGCACGGCGGTGTGAACCAGCTCGGCGGGGTGTTTGTGAACGGCAGACCCCTCCCAGACGTGGTGAGGCAGCGGATCGTGGAGCTGGCCCACCAGGGCGTCCGGCCCTGCGACATTTCCAGACAGCTACGGGTCAGTCACGGCTGTGTCAGCAAAATCCTCGGCAG GTACTATGAAACCGGCAGTATTAAACCCGGAGTCATTGGAGGCTCCAAACCAAAGGTTGCAACTCCGAAAGTGGTGGATAAAATTGCTGAATACAAGCGCCAGAATCCAACCATGTTCGCTTGGGAGATAAGGGACCGACTACTGGCTGAGGCCGTCTGCGACAACGACACTGTCCCCAGCGTTTCATCCATCAACAG GATTATCCGCACCAAAGTCCAGCAGCCATTCCACCCGTCCCCGGACGGATCTGTTACGCCGCTCTCCACGCCCGGCCACACCATAG TGCCCAGCACAGCCTCGCCCCCTGTGACCAGCGCCTCCAACGATCCCGTAGGATCCTACTCCATCAACGGCATCCTGGGTATCCCCCGCTCCAACGGCGAGAAAAGGAAACGAGATGATG ATGGCTCTGATGGTTCAGGCCCTGGCAGCGACTCTCAGGGCAGCGTGGAGAGTTTAAGGAAGCACCTGAGAGCAGACGCCTTCAcccagcagcagctggaggccCTGGACCGTGTGTTTGAACGTCCTGCTTACCCTGATGTCTTCCCCACTTCAGAACACATCAAACCTgaacag GCGAATGAGTACTCACTCCCATCCCTGAACACTGGCCTGGAAGACGTGAAGCCGAGCCTTTCCACCAGCGCCAGCTCTGACCTCGCCTCCAGTGTCTCCCAGAGCTACTCTGTTGTGACAG GTCGAGACATGGCCAGTACCACCTTACCTGGCTACCCACCTCATGTCCCCCCCACAGGACAAGGCAGCTACCCCACCTCCACACTTGCTGGAATGGTTCCTG GAGGGGACTTTTCTGGAAACCCTTACTCTCATCCACAATACACCACTTACAACGAAGCATGGCGGTTCAGCAATCCAGCATTACTAA GTTCCCCTTATTATTATAGTGCCGCATCCCGTGGCTCCGCACCTcccactgctgccactgcctACGACCGCCACTAG